The Microcystis aeruginosa NIES-843 sequence TCCGGCGGTAGGTTCATCATACAGCAGTAATTCTGGATTATCGGCCGGATTATCGGGATTAGTGATAATAGCGCGGGCAAAAGCCACCCGTTTACGCATTCCTCCCGATAGTTCCGAGGGATAAAGGTCACTAATTCCCTGTAAACCGACCATTTCCAGGCTTTTTTCCACTAATTCCCTAATTCTGGCTTTTTTTAAATTAGTTTGTTCATAAAGATAAAAACCGACATTTTCCCCGACGGTGAGAGAATCAAACAGGGCCGTTTGTTGAAAAACTAAGGAAGTTCGCATCGCTTCTCGACCATCTTCTAGCAATCCCTGACGCAATTGACCTTTAATACGAATTTCTCCAGCATTTATCCCCGTTAATCCCGCAATTAACCGTAAAACCGTTGATTTTCCCGTTCCCGACGGCCCGATAATTACTAGGGCCTCCCCTCGATAAATGGTTAAATCTAAACCATCGAGAATAACATTATCCCCGA is a genomic window containing:
- a CDS encoding ABC transporter ATP-binding protein, producing the protein MKEPLIELRGVSKRFGDNVILDGLDLTIYRGEALVIIGPSGTGKSTVLRLIAGLTGINAGEIRIKGQLRQGLLEDGREAMRTSLVFQQTALFDSLTVGENVGFYLYEQTNLKKARIRELVEKSLEMVGLQGISDLYPSELSGGMRKRVAFARAIITNPDNPADNPELLLYDEPTAGLDPIASTIIEDLVRTLHEKSGSANTYVMVSHQQSTIRRTADRVVFLYQGKVQWQGLVADIDRTDHPMIRQFFSASIEGPIRTIV